The following nucleotide sequence is from Lates calcarifer isolate ASB-BC8 unplaced genomic scaffold, TLL_Latcal_v3 _unitig_1161_quiver_1077, whole genome shotgun sequence.
AAGAACCTAATTCTGTCGTACGGTGGGTCTCTACTAACCTTAACCCTGATCTAACTTTAATCCTCTTCATCTGCGGAATAACATGTTGATAATGGATGGGGAATATTTCGCATCCACGTATATTATACTATCAACAGAGTTAATAACACAAACATCTCTTGTTCATCCACAGTTAAATATTGTTTTCTAAACTGGGTCAAGCCAAAGTCCTTTAAGGCGTTATAACGTCTCCAGTCGAGCCCAGTTACAGTCACGTTGCGCAGGCGCAGCTTGTTGGCTCCCTGTCAGTACCATAGCAACCAGACCAGGCATCAACCATCAACATggtaagtgtttgtgttgtcgGTTTATTTTTCGTTGGTAAATTCAGCTAAGTTATGTGGTCTTAACTGTATCCACCTATGCGGACATTGCAGGGTGGTTGTGTCAGAGAGCCGTAGTTGACCATACATGCAGCATTGCTGTGAGCAAATGTGGGCTAACTTTAATTAGCCAGTTAGCTAACCCTAAATGTCAGTTAATCTAGCGTTTACTAGCTGGAGAACATCAACGCTGTCATAAACGCGTGTggatgttttgtcatttttcctgtTACTAAATCTTGCACTGTGAAGAAGAACGCTAGTTCAAATGGCTACTCACTCAGAATGAAGAGTGTGGCAGCCCTGATatgaaaatgataataaagaCAGTGTATATTCTAAGCCCATAGTTTAGTGTGCGTGTGCGTTTGTGCGTTTAATGTGACGCGTTTGCTAGCTTGTCTGCAGTACGGTACCTGTGTGCTAATTTATAATCACAGTATAATCCAACTCCTCCCTGTCTAATGTCATGTAATATTTGCAGGCCAAAGCAACGACTGTGAGAGAAGCACTGGTCAAATGGGTGAGTGACAAGCAAATACAgcactgtgaaaaacacagacagaatatCATGCAGTACTGTTATGTTGTTGTAATTGCATttttggatctctctctctctctctctctctctctctctctgtgtgtgtgtgtgtgtgtgcaggaggaaaagtcaggggagaAAGTGAGCGAGGCTAAAGCAATAAAACTGTATGGTCAGATTCCTCCTATAGAGAAGATGGATGCTTCTCTCTCCACACTCACCAACTGCGAGTGAGTCCTGTAGCAATATGTTTACTTATTTCAACAAGTTGTTATCCATAGATTGATATGGTTGGTACATTCTAAAGCAAGATAGTAATAGAAATTATTTGACGGTATagatctgtttcttttttcttttttttctgtacatacacatacttACAAACTCATGGATGCCTTTTTTATGATTCTGCATGCAGTTTGGATGTGAAGCCATTAGCTTAGCTCAGTTGAGCTCATTAATTGGATGTCTTTGGGATCAAATAGCTGCCCTGTTCAAAGGTACATGTTTTTcccatgaaaaataaatcttctATAACAGAGCGATCGCTGTCATTACTATACGGTACACTTGCCATTTGATTCACTACGAATTTGGACCAATTCATCTTGAACAAATTCAACAGTAGGAATTTTGCTGGCTATTTATATTAAACAACCAATCaattcagatttaatttgatCAAAGTTCCTGTTTATGTGCACCATGGCAGGTTGTGTATAAGGCAGTGTATTTAGATGTAATGTCCCAGCCTTGAATGATGTGTATTTTCCCTATTAGTGAGTGGAGCTGTGATTTGATCCCACAAACATCTAACAACTCATTTTCAGGTGCAGGTCAGTCAAGAATAAGTACTAACACAACTAATACAGCAATAGTGTTTAGTCACTAATGTTTTAAACCAGACTAGCATATCATCCTTGAAACACCTGATATGTTATTGTCCTGTATCCTGCACAGAAAGCTGTCTCTGTCCACAAACTGCATTGAGAAAATAACCAATCTCAATGGCTTGAGTGAGTACTGACTTCAGAAATACATAAAGCCACAAGCACACTAATTATATTTACAGATGGAAATGTGCTATATTGTAATGTTATAATGTGTGTTATATTTTGTCCCTCCAGAGAACCTGAGAATATTGTCATTAGGAAGAAATAACATAAAGGCACTTACTGGCCTGGTAAGTTACATATAGGTCAGAATTAACTAACTAGTTTGATTGtccaagtgttttttttatttccctcttttccttttcttttgatttctgtttttttccctttttctcctgTCACACTTTATATCATTTTTCTAATTGAAATAGTTACACAGGCTAAGCACATACTTTGAATGTACATGATTTTGCAtcagttgtgtgtctgtgtgtgtgcaggaggcAGTAGGGGATACATTAGAAGAGCTGTGGATCTCCTATAACTTGATAGAGAAACTAAAGGGAATCCAAAGCATGAAGAACCTGAAAGTCCTCTACATGTCCAACAACCTGGTGAAAGAATGGGGTAAGAAGcaataataaatatagataaataaatataattaacaCATATTAAAATTTGGAACAGACAAAGCTAATGGTGTATAATTACTGTGATTTGTTTCTTCATGGATACATGTAACATTTATGATGTTAAGTGACCTGTCTTAGAGAACCAAAACACCTCCGcaacttttgttttattaaagaggaTAAATATGTCatcagtgatttttaaaatcagcctttcctcccacagtctcaCTGCAAACTTTAGCTGCATCATCTGCTGGAAGCACAGTACTCTCTGTATATTTCATGGTGAAGAAAATTCTTACCAAAACTTAATATGTCATACTATGTAAAGCACTTAATATAATAAAGGTTTCTAAAGTTTAgagtaataaataatattttttgaaGTTAATGTGCTGAATATTTGCTGGTGTTTAAAGCCTCTTAAATTTGGTCTACGAtgatgtcttttctgttttgtgtagGAGAGTTTGTGAGGCTAGCTGACCTACCTTGCCTCGCAGACCTGGTGTTTGTTGGCAATCCTCTGGAGGAGAAGCATTCAGCTGAGGGAACTTGGATGGATGAAGCCTCTAAAAGACTTCCTAATCTGAAGAAACTAGATGGTAAGAGTATTTCAGCAGCTATGTCTGAAAAAATGACTACTTGTGTGTTCCTACTGCTATTTTCATCCCTCGAAAGTATAGAGAATGCTAAATAGATTACAAAAAGGACTAAACCAATAACTAACCTTCCCATACAATTCCAGGGTATGTTGACAAAAATTCTGGTGACAATACTTGCCTGTAGTTTCTGAATGATTTTCAATAATATGTCTTCCTGAGATCTCTGAGAGATCCATAGCTTAGGGGCCTGGCCTGCAAAGACCCAGTCACCTTTGGTGACAAGCTAGTATTTAGGAAGCATTAGTAGGCCACTGTCAAAGGATTTCAACCAGTGATCGTGCTCATTGGGAGTTAGCAGATTGAGCATGTAAGCAGGAGTCACACTATTCAGGACTTTAaaaacatgcaggaaaaataaaagcataggTTACCTTATCTCAATCTGCAGGAGATAGAAAAGACCTGATCTGTGTAAGCCATCTCAGCTGGGCAAAGCAGGACTGCACCACTTAAGTCAGCTGAGCATCAAAGGACAATTTTGAGTCAAAAATAACATCCAGGTTGTGGGCCCATTCTCAAGCATTATTGGATAAAGCACCCAGACAAGAGGAGTGATTATTAATGCTGCTAGTGCTGGGGTCAAAGGGGTAATTATAATTACCTCTGACCTGAGGCAGAAAATATTCCttcaattttaatttaaacaaagCAGGATGTAATACAGGATGCATCCATGGCATCAGGCTTTTACTGGGACATATAATCATGTCGGCCCCTGATTTTCCCCAGGGGTAGCATGTAAATAAGAGGGGATGAAAAATAGACTCTTGGGGGACCCCACAAAATAGAGGAACACAAGAGGGGGAGGTGTCTCCAAGCATTACAGAGAAGGACCTGTTTGACAGATaagagattagattagataggAGACCAGACTGAAAAATTTTAGAGATTTTACTGTTACTCAGTGTTGTTACAGAAATTGGTTGTGTTGAGACAaatttttctaaaatattaGATACAAAGGTGGTTTGGCTATTAGCCTATATTACTTGAAACAGAGGAATCTAGAGAAGGCCTCCTTAAAAAGAGGTAAACACTTGCATGTTTAAAATTGGAGAGAAAATACCGGTAGACAGACAGCAATTAATAATGACTAAAATGTCTGCGCCAAGTGTCTGAAATAATGCTTCTAAAAACCAAGTGGGAATACGGTGTGAAAGACCTGTGGaagattttgaaaatgtaacagTGCATTCCAGGACTAGATTTCATTGAATTGCATTAATGTTGCAGGTGTGCAGGAGTAAGCATCAagctctgtgtgttcagtgctgCGAGACCTCCACTGGTTTATCATAAAAAAGTAATTTAGGAATTCCTCACATCACTCTGGGGTGAGATGATGGTTTTAAACAGGGTTCTGGGATTGCAACCTCTAATCAGATTTGAAAAATAGGTGTCCCTCGCCCTCTTTGTCTTTTAGGGAGGCAAGTGAGACACTGATTattctttttccatctctgcccTGCCTTCCTGAATTGTCTCTTTAGGATCCTTAATTCTTCATTTAACTATGGTAGAGAAGAAgatttcagctttttaaaaatctgactgGAGCTATAGAATCAAAAATGTTTATGCAAAAGCCATTACATTACTCCGACAAGCCTGTCTACAGCGAGGCTGGTATTTAGTTGGATTTAAATGGATCAGTTCTTTTAAggaaatttcagtttttttctgttggtaaATGATAAATAGTTTTTTTGGGACACTTCCAAGAAATGGTCCTTGCTTTAAAGATTAATGAtatctttttctgttctttctagGAACCCCAGTCATCAAgcaggaagaagatgaaggagatggagagagctgAGAAGCATGACTATCTGCAAAATTACAACCCCTGTCCCTAAGAGTCTTCCCTTTCTTAAGTTTTGTATGgtttgtcatgttgtttttctctatataaaatatgatttttacaACAGCGTAGACTTTGTTGTAGATCAACAAGcacaaaacaaccaacaaatacacagaatgTGTATGAGTTGTAAGAAGTGACAATTCTTCTGGCCTTGTGGGTTTGGGACCAGGAAGAAGGGTTTGGGACCCTATAAGTAGAACTATATGTTAAGTACATTTCCTAATGGTATTTACAccattatgattttttttttactgtcagaatatgaaatatattgaagctaatgctgatgtgttttataGTGTCCTTGATTTTATATGCCTCAAAGTTCCTCTAGCTAGAACTAAAGCACAATGTAGCACTAGTG
It contains:
- the LOC108886923 gene encoding dynein axonemal light chain 1 — encoded protein: MAKATTVREALVKWEEKSGEKVSEAKAIKLYGQIPPIEKMDASLSTLTNCEKLSLSTNCIEKITNLNGLKNLRILSLGRNNIKALTGLEAVGDTLEELWISYNLIEKLKGIQSMKNLKVLYMSNNLVKEWGEFVRLADLPCLADLVFVGNPLEEKHSAEGTWMDEASKRLPNLKKLDGTPVIKQEEDEGDGES